A stretch of Amycolatopsis balhimycina FH 1894 DNA encodes these proteins:
- a CDS encoding polysaccharide lyase 6 family protein: protein MRLFFVPLIAAALVVVPGPPASAAQIRVTSLSALQSALDKANPGDTIALADGSYSAGSTLTIKRSGATSAPVTVTAEHVGKATITGSKTFAFASGVSNVVLQGFKFRNGASLSVPAGASHNRLSRNDFQLTSDGNWVTVNGDDTEVDRNVFQNRTSQGVFLQVLGPSDAMAQRVHVHHNYFYNHQFSGSNGGESIRLGLSNHQSYAAHAVLEYNLFEKADGDSEAISVKSSDNVVRYNTIRDSRGYIVLRHGNRSVVEGNLLFGSGIRFHGNDHKIVNNYVANSGDRAIVFGSGNEADSGPTSKLHDRPDRVTVAYNTVLGSHSVIDGDGGDFKPKDCVVANNIVKGTSGTLVTMPSGSTVKYEGNITFGGTAGIPSRNVDPKLVEDAAGLYRLASGSPAIDAGAGSYSYAAKDFDLQARTGTFDVGADEYFASGATRVPLTKADVGPSAP, encoded by the coding sequence ATGCGTCTGTTCTTCGTTCCCCTGATCGCGGCGGCGCTCGTCGTCGTGCCCGGACCGCCGGCGTCGGCCGCGCAGATCCGGGTGACTTCGCTTTCGGCGCTGCAGTCCGCGCTGGACAAGGCGAACCCGGGTGACACGATCGCCTTGGCCGACGGCTCCTACTCCGCGGGCTCGACGCTGACGATCAAGCGGTCCGGCGCCACGTCGGCGCCGGTCACGGTCACCGCCGAGCACGTCGGCAAGGCGACGATCACCGGCTCGAAGACGTTCGCCTTCGCGAGCGGCGTCTCGAACGTCGTGCTGCAGGGCTTCAAGTTCCGCAACGGCGCGTCGCTGAGCGTTCCCGCCGGTGCGTCGCACAACCGCTTGTCCCGCAACGACTTCCAGCTCACGAGCGACGGCAACTGGGTCACGGTGAACGGCGACGACACCGAGGTCGACCGCAACGTCTTCCAGAACCGCACCAGCCAGGGCGTGTTCCTGCAGGTCCTCGGGCCGTCCGACGCCATGGCGCAGCGCGTCCACGTGCACCACAACTACTTCTACAACCACCAGTTCTCGGGGTCGAACGGCGGCGAGTCGATCCGGCTCGGGCTGAGCAACCACCAGTCGTACGCGGCGCACGCCGTGCTGGAGTACAACCTCTTCGAGAAGGCCGACGGCGACAGCGAGGCGATCTCCGTCAAGTCGTCGGACAACGTGGTGCGCTACAACACGATCCGCGACAGCCGGGGCTACATCGTGCTGCGCCACGGCAACCGCAGCGTGGTCGAGGGCAATCTGCTGTTCGGTTCGGGCATCCGCTTCCACGGGAACGACCACAAGATCGTCAACAATTACGTGGCCAACAGCGGCGACCGCGCGATCGTGTTCGGCTCCGGCAACGAAGCCGACAGCGGGCCGACGAGCAAGCTGCACGACCGGCCGGACCGCGTGACGGTCGCCTACAACACGGTGCTGGGTTCCCACAGCGTCATCGACGGCGACGGCGGCGACTTCAAGCCGAAGGACTGCGTGGTCGCGAACAACATCGTGAAGGGCACCTCCGGCACGCTCGTGACGATGCCGAGCGGGTCGACGGTCAAGTACGAGGGCAACATCACCTTCGGCGGCACGGCGGGGATTCCGTCGCGGAACGTCGACCCCAAGCTGGTCGAGGACGCCGCCGGGCTCTACCGGCTGGCGTCCGGCAGCCCGGCGATCGACGCGGGTGCCGGGTCGTACTCGTACGCCGCGAAGGACTTCGACCTGCAGGCCCGCACCGGCACCTTCGACGTCGGCGCGGACGAGTACTTCGCTTCCGGCGCGACGCGGGTCCCGCTGACGAAGGCGGACGTCGGCCCCTCTGCCCCGTAG
- the mutM gene encoding bifunctional DNA-formamidopyrimidine glycosylase/DNA-(apurinic or apyrimidinic site) lyase, protein MPELPEVEVVRLGLQVHIAGRTIREAEVLHPRAIRRHALGAEDFTQRLTGTRVEAARRRGKYLWLELSDKEALLAHLGMSGQMLVQPEDAPDEKHLRVRLRFDDDGPELRFVDQRTFGGLALDDLHDVGDDVLLPDTIAHIARDPMDPAFDLDAAVRALRSRRTEVKRALLDQTLVSGIGNIYADEALWRARLHWSRPTEKLTTAKGRELLSAASDVMNAALGAGGTSFDALYVNVNGQSGYFDRSLDAYGQEGMPCSRCGTAIRREPFMNRSSFSCPRCQPRPRANSR, encoded by the coding sequence ATGCCCGAACTCCCCGAGGTCGAAGTCGTCCGCCTGGGCCTGCAGGTGCACATCGCGGGCCGGACCATCCGCGAGGCGGAGGTCCTGCACCCGCGCGCCATCCGCCGGCACGCGCTCGGCGCGGAGGACTTCACGCAGCGGCTCACCGGCACCCGCGTCGAGGCGGCGCGGCGCCGCGGCAAGTACCTGTGGCTCGAGCTGTCCGACAAGGAGGCGCTGCTGGCCCACCTCGGCATGAGCGGGCAGATGCTCGTCCAGCCGGAGGACGCGCCGGACGAGAAGCACCTGCGGGTGCGGCTGCGCTTCGACGACGACGGGCCGGAGCTGCGCTTCGTCGACCAGCGGACGTTCGGCGGCCTGGCGCTCGACGACCTGCACGACGTCGGCGACGACGTGCTGCTGCCGGACACGATCGCGCACATCGCGCGTGACCCGATGGACCCGGCGTTCGACCTCGACGCGGCCGTGCGCGCGCTGCGCTCCCGGCGCACCGAGGTCAAGCGGGCGCTGCTGGACCAGACGCTGGTTTCGGGCATCGGCAACATCTACGCCGACGAAGCGCTGTGGCGCGCTCGCCTGCACTGGTCCCGGCCGACCGAAAAGCTGACCACGGCGAAGGGGCGCGAGCTGCTGTCGGCGGCGTCGGACGTGATGAACGCGGCACTGGGCGCGGGCGGCACGTCGTTCGACGCGTTGTACGTCAACGTCAACGGGCAGTCGGGGTACTTCGACCGGTCCTTGGACGCGTACGGCCAGGAGGGCATGCCGTGCTCCCGGTGCGGCACGGCGATCCGGCGGGAGCCGTTCATGAACCGTTCGTCGTTCTCGTGTCCACGCTGCCAGCCGCGGCCGAGGGCGAACTCGCGTTGA